The Providencia sp. PROV188 genome includes a region encoding these proteins:
- a CDS encoding YnfA family protein → MSLKIIGLFFLTAIAEILGCYFPYLWMKKQGSIWLLVPTVLSLMLFVWLLTLHPEASGRIYATYGGIYIVTALIWLKVVDGVSLAATDWIGALVVLLGAGIIISGWK, encoded by the coding sequence ATGTCATTAAAAATTATTGGATTATTTTTTTTAACTGCGATAGCAGAAATTTTAGGTTGCTACTTCCCTTATTTATGGATGAAAAAACAGGGAAGTATTTGGCTGTTAGTACCCACCGTACTCAGTTTAATGCTGTTTGTTTGGTTGTTAACGTTACACCCTGAAGCCAGCGGACGTATTTATGCAACCTATGGAGGCATTTATATTGTGACGGCATTGATCTGGCTAAAAGTCGTTGATGGTGTTTCCCTTGCCGCTACAGATTGGATTGGTGCGCTGGTGGTTTTACTTGGTGCAGGTATTATTATTAGCGGTTGGAAATAA
- a CDS encoding TetR/AcrR family transcriptional regulator, producing the protein MMDKALVAITRTVGRPNKKQPKISAEAIVSAAIIFIDSHGFSALSMRALAKEMGINPMTIYYYFEDKECLVKSIANHVYAKVMPCLSRTPIEQIKHLLTEYRECIVRYPELTLSIFNHPNAFPEEAQRITNTLIELAIELKYSLEQATLWIHILIDFTHGAALAVSNRNNMDNYVSDINYYHQSIDALLYNLNNDYI; encoded by the coding sequence ATGATGGATAAAGCATTGGTAGCAATAACACGAACGGTAGGACGCCCAAATAAGAAACAACCAAAAATATCAGCGGAGGCAATTGTCAGTGCAGCAATAATATTTATTGATTCCCATGGATTCTCAGCACTCAGTATGCGAGCGCTCGCTAAAGAAATGGGCATTAACCCCATGACAATTTATTACTATTTTGAAGACAAAGAGTGTTTAGTCAAATCGATTGCTAACCATGTTTACGCTAAGGTAATGCCTTGTTTATCGAGAACACCCATCGAACAAATCAAGCACCTCTTAACTGAATACCGAGAATGTATTGTTCGTTACCCTGAATTAACGTTATCAATATTTAATCACCCAAATGCGTTTCCTGAAGAGGCACAGCGGATAACCAATACTCTAATCGAGCTTGCGATAGAATTAAAATACTCTTTAGAGCAAGCCACGCTCTGGATACATATTTTAATTGATTTTACTCATGGCGCTGCACTCGCTGTATCAAATAGGAACAATATGGATAATTACGTCAGCGATATAAATTATTACCACCAAAGTATTGATGCTTTATTATATAATTTAAATAATGACTATATTTAA
- a CDS encoding beta-ketoacyl-ACP synthase III, producing MSKINTYITKTSIFLPGEAVDNKNIEHVLGYIGEKASRSLRIVLKSNGIKKRHYVLNPSSGVANFNNPQVTAKSIHGLVDSDFSLNDIECLATGTTLPDQLMPGHGVMVHGELGNKPCEVVSTSGICLAGLTSLKYAYLSVSSGTTTNAVSAASEVVSPVLHARNFQAENEALVEQLVQRPEIAFEKDFLRWMLSDGAGAFLLKNQPNPHSLSLRIDWIDISSYANEIPACMYAGAEKDSDGKLISWKQLKQEEWITRSIFSIKQDVRLLNENIIALALKKPLQKVIEKYGISANNIDWFLPHISSEYFRQPVSECLTDLNFAIPQERWFTNLSERGNTGSASIYIMIHELLHSGRLNKGEKLLCFVPESGRFSGGFMHLTVV from the coding sequence ATGAGTAAAATTAATACATATATTACAAAAACGTCTATATTCCTCCCCGGTGAAGCCGTTGATAATAAAAATATAGAACATGTTTTAGGTTATATTGGTGAAAAGGCATCCCGTTCCCTTCGAATTGTGCTGAAAAGTAATGGAATCAAAAAACGCCATTATGTCCTCAACCCTTCCTCTGGAGTGGCTAATTTTAACAATCCACAAGTTACTGCAAAATCCATTCATGGATTAGTTGATAGTGATTTTTCCCTCAATGATATTGAATGCCTAGCCACAGGCACGACGCTGCCCGATCAACTAATGCCAGGTCACGGCGTCATGGTTCATGGGGAACTTGGAAATAAACCCTGTGAAGTTGTTTCAACATCCGGCATTTGCTTAGCAGGCTTAACTTCGTTGAAATATGCTTATTTGTCCGTCAGTTCTGGAACAACTACCAATGCAGTTTCAGCCGCATCAGAAGTTGTCTCTCCCGTTTTACATGCACGTAATTTCCAAGCTGAAAATGAGGCATTGGTCGAACAATTAGTACAGCGCCCAGAAATTGCTTTTGAAAAAGACTTTCTACGTTGGATGCTTTCCGATGGCGCCGGTGCATTCTTGCTGAAAAATCAACCTAATCCACATAGCTTATCATTACGCATTGATTGGATTGATATCTCATCGTACGCGAATGAAATTCCTGCATGTATGTATGCTGGGGCAGAAAAAGACAGTGACGGAAAATTAATTAGTTGGAAGCAGTTGAAACAAGAAGAATGGATTACACGGTCAATTTTTTCCATTAAACAAGATGTACGTTTACTTAATGAAAATATCATCGCCTTAGCGCTAAAAAAACCACTACAAAAAGTCATCGAAAAATATGGAATTTCAGCAAATAATATAGACTGGTTCCTTCCCCACATTTCATCCGAATATTTTCGTCAACCGGTATCTGAATGCTTGACTGACCTCAACTTTGCGATCCCTCAAGAGCGTTGGTTTACCAATCTCTCAGAGCGAGGAAATACTGGCTCTGCCTCAATCTACATCATGATCCATGAATTATTACATTCAGGGCGTTTAAATAAAGGCGAAAAACTCTTATGCTTTGTTCCTGAAAGTGGTCGTTTCTCTGGTGGATTTATGCATCTAACCGTTGTTTAA
- a CDS encoding DUF2798 domain-containing protein has protein sequence MSYQDRNYVLGIPKLPMRALFFLVPFFLSLVMSGIVSLISTLRALGFTSEIYEPWISSWAISWMIAFPTVLFVLPIARRVSLLFVKQA, from the coding sequence ATGTCATATCAAGACCGTAATTATGTATTAGGTATACCTAAACTTCCGATGAGAGCCCTATTTTTTCTGGTGCCTTTCTTTTTATCTTTGGTGATGAGCGGTATTGTTTCACTAATAAGTACTCTTCGTGCGCTAGGATTCACCTCCGAAATTTATGAGCCTTGGATTAGTTCATGGGCTATTTCATGGATGATTGCATTCCCAACAGTATTATTTGTTTTGCCTATTGCAAGACGTGTATCTCTGCTATTTGTTAAGCAAGCTTAA
- a CDS encoding dihydrofolate reductase family protein: MTTGHVFIATSIDGFIARENGDISWLLQLDSTGEDHGYDAFIANIDVIIMGRGTYETIKHVQPWFYNRPVIVLSKVLAQETIPEELIGKVRFIDLSPKEVMQMLKVEGYHHAYIDGGKVVQSFISEGLIHDLIITRIPILLGSGRPLFGKIPNDIHLYHTQTKTFNSGFIQSHYEIKQSSDEGE, translated from the coding sequence ATGACGACTGGACATGTATTTATTGCAACCAGCATTGATGGCTTTATAGCCCGTGAAAACGGCGATATCAGCTGGTTACTTCAATTAGATTCAACCGGTGAAGATCACGGTTATGATGCATTTATTGCCAATATTGATGTGATTATTATGGGTAGAGGTACCTATGAGACAATAAAACATGTTCAACCTTGGTTTTATAATCGTCCGGTCATTGTGCTATCAAAAGTACTCGCTCAAGAAACTATCCCTGAAGAATTAATAGGAAAAGTACGCTTCATTGACCTATCCCCTAAAGAAGTCATGCAGATGCTAAAAGTAGAGGGATATCATCATGCCTATATTGATGGCGGGAAAGTAGTTCAATCTTTTATTTCTGAAGGCTTGATTCATGATCTTATCATCACTCGAATCCCCATTTTATTAGGTTCTGGTCGCCCATTGTTTGGTAAAATTCCTAACGATATTCACTTATACCATACACAAACTAAAACCTTTAATTCTGGATTTATCCAATCCCACTATGAAATAAAACAATCCTCGGATGAAGGCGAATAA